One Gemmatimonas sp. UBA7669 genomic window carries:
- a CDS encoding chemotaxis protein CheD codes for MTQKSVGIADLAVGAGDLTLFTVGLGSCVAIVLHDAECCVGGLAHVLLPHLALTAGAPKAGKVPSLAVPEMLTRMRALGASSEIRARLVGGASMFAPLLAPGSSGLGIRNVQAARAACAAADLPIVGEAVGGDFGRSVFFDVRTGRVDVRTVRGPHVIL; via the coding sequence GTGACGCAGAAATCCGTGGGCATTGCCGACCTTGCCGTGGGGGCCGGAGACCTGACGCTGTTCACCGTCGGGCTGGGGTCCTGCGTGGCCATCGTGCTGCACGACGCCGAGTGCTGCGTGGGCGGTTTGGCGCATGTGCTGCTGCCGCATCTCGCGCTGACCGCCGGCGCGCCCAAGGCGGGCAAGGTGCCGTCACTGGCCGTGCCTGAAATGCTCACCCGCATGCGGGCGCTGGGCGCCAGCTCGGAAATCCGTGCGCGGCTCGTTGGTGGGGCCTCGATGTTTGCGCCGCTGCTGGCCCCTGGCTCGTCGGGGCTTGGCATTCGCAACGTGCAAGCGGCGCGTGCGGCCTGTGCGGCCGCTGATCTGCCCATCGTGGGTGAGGCCGTGGGTGGTGACTTCGGACGTTCGGTGTTCTTCGATGTGCGCACGGGCCGAGTCGATGTGCGCACGGTGCGAGGGCCGCATGTCATCCTCTGA
- a CDS encoding DUF4388 domain-containing protein produces MAIRGNLSEASLADVLQLLALGQKTGCLSIAREGSFGTVHFAEGRVVHAALVNGRDRLGDRLVRLGALAADELARQAAQLPAHDDHALAKALLQGGDIERDLVLSEFRFQVEEAVYHLFTWTQGTFTFEPDEDPAPDTPLLSISADTLLLEGARRVDEWSQIEKKLPSLDLIFEVDIARLQGIEVPLSTSQERIIPLLDGTIDVHAVVERSGLSEFDVGKALYGLISAGYVQRVGRSATRRQPPPESRVAEHRNLGIAFYRTGMLAEAEREFQRVLELREADGVARFHLGLVQARRGAWAEAQATFAQAAAAADAPPSVLHNLAFAEAQCGKLAQASATLEAAHQAALRGGVTPDPRMALLQATLALEAGQLVAAEEALSTARAQFGARQPSAAWYHAAALAAAVGGDTQRAVALLEEGLQYYPQAVVLHNNLAVVQERRGQYEGASRTLEHALLTDASLPQLHKNLGDYLYRAQRYDEAFDALSRVIRLAPSHGPDVYLKLGNIHYRRGDLVAARVAWESALQFDPEHRIVRANLAALTPPADPVTVSTPTDGATPVGAVPSVP; encoded by the coding sequence ATGGCCATTCGTGGCAATCTCAGCGAAGCCAGTCTCGCCGACGTGCTGCAGTTGCTGGCACTCGGACAGAAGACCGGCTGCCTCAGCATCGCGCGTGAGGGCAGCTTCGGCACGGTGCACTTCGCCGAAGGCCGCGTGGTACACGCGGCGCTGGTGAACGGCCGCGACCGACTCGGTGATCGTCTCGTGCGCCTTGGCGCGCTGGCGGCCGACGAGCTCGCCCGCCAGGCCGCGCAGTTGCCGGCGCACGACGATCACGCTCTGGCCAAGGCGCTGCTGCAGGGCGGGGACATCGAGCGCGACCTCGTGTTGTCGGAGTTCCGCTTTCAGGTGGAAGAGGCGGTCTATCACCTCTTCACCTGGACGCAGGGCACCTTCACCTTCGAGCCAGACGAAGACCCGGCGCCCGACACCCCACTCCTGTCCATCAGCGCCGACACGCTGCTGCTCGAAGGCGCGCGGCGAGTGGACGAGTGGTCGCAGATCGAAAAGAAGCTGCCCAGCCTCGATCTCATTTTCGAGGTGGATATCGCACGGCTGCAGGGCATCGAGGTGCCGCTCAGCACGTCGCAGGAACGTATCATTCCGCTGCTCGACGGCACGATCGATGTGCACGCCGTGGTGGAGCGCAGTGGCCTCAGCGAGTTTGATGTCGGCAAGGCGCTGTATGGGCTCATCAGCGCCGGCTATGTGCAGCGCGTGGGACGCAGCGCCACCCGGCGCCAGCCGCCCCCGGAAAGCCGTGTGGCGGAGCATCGCAACCTCGGCATCGCGTTTTATCGCACGGGCATGCTGGCTGAGGCGGAGCGTGAGTTTCAACGCGTCCTGGAATTGCGTGAGGCCGACGGGGTGGCACGCTTCCACCTCGGCCTGGTCCAGGCACGTCGGGGGGCATGGGCGGAGGCACAGGCCACGTTTGCGCAGGCCGCCGCAGCCGCTGACGCGCCGCCCAGTGTGCTGCACAACCTGGCGTTTGCCGAAGCACAGTGTGGCAAGCTTGCGCAGGCGTCCGCAACGCTCGAGGCCGCGCATCAGGCGGCGCTGCGCGGCGGTGTGACGCCCGATCCGCGCATGGCGCTGCTGCAGGCCACACTGGCGCTCGAGGCCGGGCAGTTGGTGGCGGCCGAAGAAGCGCTGTCAACGGCGCGTGCCCAGTTTGGTGCGCGCCAACCATCGGCGGCGTGGTATCACGCCGCAGCCCTTGCCGCGGCGGTGGGGGGGGACACGCAACGTGCAGTGGCCTTGTTGGAGGAAGGGCTGCAGTACTACCCGCAGGCCGTCGTGTTGCACAACAATCTGGCTGTGGTGCAGGAGCGGCGCGGACAGTACGAGGGGGCCTCGCGCACACTCGAGCACGCGTTGCTCACCGATGCGTCGCTGCCGCAGCTGCACAAGAACCTCGGGGACTATCTGTATCGGGCGCAGCGCTACGACGAAGCCTTCGACGCGCTGTCCCGTGTGATCCGTCTGGCGCCGTCGCATGGCCCCGACGTGTATCTCAAGCTGGGCAACATCCACTACCGCCGCGGTGACCTGGTGGCCGCCCGCGTGGCCTGGGAGAGTGCCCTGCAATTCGATCCGGAGCATCGCATCGTGCGCGCCAACCTCGCTGCGCTCACGCCTCCGGCTGACCCTGTGACTGTGTCGACGCCGACCGATGGAGCGACCCCCGTGGGGGCCGTGCCGTCGGTGCCGTGA
- a CDS encoding DnaA ATPase domain-containing protein: MNTPASESVDRALRFDTFVVGASNKLAHAAARAVADAPGQAYNPLVVYGGSGLGKTHLVGAIAHRAREHRPDLRVRFTSGDELASTLHRAIASGQPHQFLVDHQQVDLLVIDDIQFLTGQRETQTELLRLLNVLLQGGQQLVLTSDRQPADIPDVDERLLSRLAGGLVVDVGAPDFEMRLAILRNVSQDRSVSFADGVLDAVARMPFGNVRELKGALNKLSAYQQLEGTPVSVGDVRAVLGERAPTTAPERIEAIIPAGTDYEGFLADVLQEVETRVEPWRIQLGDAIARYRPEGWRVSVLERALNLTQAPDVDGLLRAYAAAVEHLRALEAQAAAVDPSWAGHEAFRNVEAIAAAEQLLQRVIETAQPLPGPSPAFTRAALDSTPESQLALKAVDAVIAEPGVRYNPLLVHGPAGSGKSHVAHAIGNAMRERWAGKRVACLSASLFVEELIAAMQEGGTERWRARYRSADVFILDDIHLLEGKERTQDELFHLFNQLMSQGAQLVLTSQRAPRALTGLADRLRSRFEGGLVVTLPARERPRLEHLVARAPGEPDRFFLDREKTVWDWPELSGRLIEEYR, translated from the coding sequence GTGAACACCCCGGCCAGCGAATCGGTGGACCGCGCCCTGCGTTTTGACACCTTCGTGGTGGGCGCGTCCAACAAGCTCGCGCATGCCGCGGCACGCGCCGTGGCCGACGCGCCGGGTCAGGCCTACAACCCACTCGTGGTGTATGGTGGATCGGGCCTCGGCAAGACACATCTGGTCGGTGCCATTGCTCACCGCGCGCGCGAGCATCGTCCCGATCTGCGCGTGCGCTTTACCTCGGGCGACGAACTGGCGTCCACGTTGCATCGCGCCATCGCGAGTGGACAGCCGCACCAGTTTCTCGTCGATCATCAGCAGGTGGACTTGCTGGTCATTGACGATATCCAGTTTCTCACCGGACAGCGTGAAACGCAGACCGAGCTGCTGCGCCTGTTGAATGTGCTGCTCCAGGGCGGTCAGCAGCTGGTGCTCACCAGCGACCGTCAGCCCGCCGATATCCCCGATGTCGATGAACGGCTGCTCTCGCGACTGGCCGGTGGGCTGGTGGTCGATGTGGGCGCGCCCGACTTCGAAATGCGACTCGCCATTCTGCGCAACGTGTCGCAGGATCGCTCGGTGAGCTTTGCCGACGGTGTGCTCGACGCCGTGGCGCGCATGCCCTTCGGCAATGTGCGCGAGCTCAAGGGCGCACTCAACAAGCTGAGTGCCTATCAGCAGCTGGAGGGCACGCCCGTGTCGGTGGGCGATGTGCGGGCTGTGCTGGGTGAGCGTGCGCCCACCACTGCCCCCGAACGCATTGAAGCCATCATCCCGGCCGGCACGGACTACGAAGGCTTTCTGGCCGACGTGCTGCAGGAGGTGGAGACGCGCGTCGAACCCTGGCGCATTCAGCTCGGTGATGCCATCGCGCGCTATCGGCCGGAAGGCTGGCGGGTGTCGGTGCTCGAGCGCGCCCTCAATCTCACGCAGGCTCCCGACGTGGATGGCCTGCTGCGCGCGTATGCGGCCGCGGTAGAGCACCTGCGGGCGCTGGAGGCCCAGGCCGCCGCGGTGGACCCGTCGTGGGCGGGTCACGAGGCCTTCCGCAATGTGGAGGCCATTGCCGCGGCGGAACAGTTGCTTCAGCGTGTCATCGAGACGGCGCAGCCGCTGCCTGGTCCGTCACCGGCGTTCACACGCGCGGCCCTCGACAGCACGCCCGAGTCACAGTTGGCGCTCAAGGCCGTGGATGCCGTCATTGCGGAACCTGGCGTGCGGTACAATCCGCTGCTGGTGCACGGGCCGGCGGGCAGTGGCAAGTCACATGTGGCCCATGCCATTGGCAATGCCATGCGCGAGCGCTGGGCGGGCAAGCGCGTGGCTTGCCTGTCAGCTTCGCTGTTTGTCGAAGAGCTGATTGCCGCCATGCAGGAGGGCGGCACCGAGCGCTGGCGTGCGCGCTACCGCAGCGCCGATGTGTTCATTCTCGACGACATCCACCTGCTTGAGGGCAAGGAGCGCACGCAGGACGAGCTCTTCCATCTCTTCAATCAGCTCATGTCGCAGGGCGCGCAGCTGGTGCTCACCTCGCAGCGTGCGCCGCGGGCCCTGACCGGGCTGGCCGACAGGCTGCGCTCGCGTTTTGAGGGCGGCCTCGTGGTCACGCTACCGGCGCGTGAGCGGCCGCGTCTCGAGCATCTGGTCGCGCGCGCACCAGGGGAGCCCGATCGTTTCTTCCTCGATCGAGAGAAGACGGTGTGGGATTGGCCGGAGCTGAGCGGCCGCCTCATCGAGGAGTACCGGTGA
- a CDS encoding GTP-binding protein, giving the protein MPIVDHATRLITCKLVYYGPGRSGKTTNLMYLHDALPSEQVGSLTSLATRRDRTLFFDYLPVDLGTVGAYHVRFQLYTVPGQPYYKAIRQLVLQGADGIVFVADSQRSRWDDNIESLQDMHANLAEHGVDARALPIVLQYNKQDLPASLVASVDELSAALNFRGVPEFGADATQGTGVFDTLRALGTRVMKRLGAEEGGGSSSRAA; this is encoded by the coding sequence ATGCCCATCGTTGATCACGCCACGCGCCTGATCACCTGCAAGTTGGTGTACTACGGACCGGGTCGGTCCGGCAAGACCACCAATCTCATGTATCTGCACGACGCCCTGCCGTCGGAGCAGGTGGGCTCGCTCACGTCCCTGGCCACGCGCCGTGATCGGACGTTGTTCTTCGACTACCTGCCGGTGGACCTGGGCACCGTGGGCGCGTATCACGTGCGCTTCCAGCTGTACACCGTGCCCGGCCAGCCGTACTACAAGGCCATCCGGCAGCTCGTGCTGCAGGGCGCTGACGGCATCGTGTTCGTGGCCGACAGCCAACGCAGCCGCTGGGACGACAATATCGAGAGCCTTCAGGACATGCACGCCAATCTGGCCGAGCATGGCGTGGATGCGCGCGCGCTACCCATCGTGCTGCAGTACAACAAGCAGGACCTGCCGGCTTCGCTGGTCGCGAGTGTGGACGAGCTGTCGGCGGCCCTCAACTTTCGCGGCGTGCCGGAGTTTGGTGCGGACGCCACGCAGGGCACCGGTGTGTTCGACACGCTGCGGGCATTGGGGACGCGGGTCATGAAGCGACTGGGCGCAGAAGAGGGCGGCGGATCTTCGTCGCGTGCCGCCTGA
- a CDS encoding DUF4388 domain-containing protein: MALEGQLRDLSLTEVLQLLALGRKHGVLHVDAPLQGRRGQVVFRQGLIIDAVVGPVHGLDRAAHPHRRQEDAHAVEDAVLDVLAWRDGSFRFAPGEDESHASVLRLPIEPLLMEATLRAEVWSRIDARVPHAHVVPAFVEGETQQLPLLRLSPAQWELLTRIDGAQDLVALAASTGRPLVDVAEMVHDLIAAGVLTLHDAQVAPRRNPTPPAQLAIAPPGDLWIPETSGGDDDAAFDTVFDPLQAGLMTPAPVVAPQPSGPSLEEDALRLGADRARAGDLSGALAVWQQALPFATSSDAADRLRELIAVASRFALLLTEAEEGAHAHR, encoded by the coding sequence ATGGCGCTCGAAGGACAGCTCCGCGATCTCAGTCTCACCGAAGTGCTGCAATTGCTCGCGCTCGGTCGCAAGCATGGCGTCCTGCACGTGGACGCCCCGTTGCAGGGGCGGCGGGGCCAGGTGGTCTTTCGTCAGGGCCTCATCATCGACGCCGTGGTGGGACCCGTGCATGGTCTCGACCGCGCAGCGCATCCGCACCGCCGCCAGGAGGATGCGCACGCCGTGGAAGACGCGGTGCTCGACGTGCTGGCGTGGCGCGACGGCAGCTTCCGCTTTGCACCGGGTGAAGACGAGAGCCACGCGTCGGTGTTGCGGCTGCCCATCGAGCCGCTGCTCATGGAGGCCACGCTGCGCGCGGAAGTCTGGTCGCGCATTGACGCCCGTGTCCCGCATGCGCATGTGGTGCCCGCCTTCGTGGAAGGCGAGACGCAGCAACTGCCCTTGTTGCGCCTGTCCCCCGCGCAGTGGGAGTTGCTCACGCGCATTGACGGCGCGCAGGATCTGGTGGCCCTGGCCGCGTCGACCGGCCGCCCGCTGGTGGACGTGGCGGAGATGGTGCATGACCTGATCGCGGCCGGGGTGCTCACGCTGCACGACGCCCAGGTGGCCCCGCGCCGCAATCCCACGCCGCCAGCGCAGCTGGCCATTGCGCCGCCAGGCGATCTGTGGATTCCTGAGACCTCGGGCGGGGACGACGACGCGGCGTTCGATACCGTTTTTGATCCGCTGCAGGCGGGACTGATGACGCCCGCGCCCGTCGTTGCGCCCCAGCCGTCCGGACCGTCACTTGAAGAGGACGCGCTCCGGCTTGGCGCAGACCGCGCACGGGCCGGTGATCTGTCCGGTGCCCTCGCGGTCTGGCAGCAGGCGCTGCCGTTTGCGACATCGTCGGACGCGGCAGACCGCTTGCGCGAGTTGATTGCCGTTGCGTCTCGTTTTGCCTTGCTGTTGACGGAAGCCGAGGAAGGCGCACATGCCCATCGTTGA
- a CDS encoding tetratricopeptide repeat protein, with protein MSPAAGSGRDLDVLRGMMSRVDPNDPGAFNNLGVLYHTRGLHAESVEAFLRALAIDPRMRTASRNLEVAARQPGACDARLEALTARVATDPDDRDALREHARLLRLIGRVEEATRELDALIAEDPDDAAALFERGLIEQRVGDLRRAQRWFERAVNAQAVGDARLHLAEVLYQRGQNEQALHVLDELLTESAEHAEAHLLRGFVLGDMGRHEAALMAARTAARLDPRLETVQGDLLLDGSSQEPVMQAVMQVEGDGALARHGLGLAFRQRGYFREARREFERALEQGEDAQLVQHALAELDLLDGLSAEAQQRYDQLLERTESARLWNERGVALHQGGNVEAAAESYRRALRLDPRHALAYNNLGVALADRGDAQAAREALLRATELDPTLVLARVNLARWAVLHGEAYEALTLLREVVAFHPREAEAWHVLGVVLRQVGRPEDARDALVQAIEHRPTHAEARYVLAEVLASLGDDEGAARETEGALGLASVRRPLRLAVTVALQLECPDAVGPLDLLALGSGVPLEGVTFDASQVEDWLPEQPRHAAPKSPVARAIDWCEQADAFAERGLHGEAVERYRSAHELLLGGEADTNADANPDANPDANPDAAQPGVAADDTVAQAVRHARHRALRGEARTLCLLGRAEEALPLLQRLLPAAPHDAELLTLQAAALLGHSDSAARAALLRVLGQDCDSAALLHYAGDLASRLGDAAIALGAYRRALALDPTRPTPRVAIARVLRERGDLLAARLELVAALATAPTWRDAICELALVHRDAGRLEESRRLLVAQLQRVPTDLAALEQLTDVLVAEERMSDARVAVDRLLRHEPDRAGAWWFDAVLLADQARWRDAFTRWQALAARDDAAPWSTRAQEALSRAAALSSAQRAS; from the coding sequence ATGTCACCAGCAGCCGGATCCGGCCGCGACCTGGACGTGTTGCGCGGCATGATGTCCCGGGTCGATCCCAACGATCCGGGCGCGTTCAACAATCTGGGCGTCCTTTACCACACGCGCGGCCTGCATGCGGAGTCCGTGGAGGCCTTTCTGCGCGCCTTGGCCATCGACCCGCGCATGCGCACGGCGTCGCGCAATCTGGAGGTGGCCGCGCGTCAGCCCGGGGCCTGCGATGCGCGACTCGAGGCGCTCACGGCCCGCGTGGCAACCGATCCGGACGATCGGGACGCACTGCGTGAACACGCGCGGCTGCTGCGTCTCATTGGCCGTGTGGAAGAGGCCACCCGCGAACTCGACGCGCTGATTGCCGAAGATCCGGACGACGCGGCCGCCCTGTTCGAGCGCGGACTGATCGAGCAGCGCGTCGGTGATTTGCGGCGCGCGCAGCGCTGGTTTGAGCGCGCGGTGAATGCGCAGGCCGTCGGTGACGCCCGCCTCCATCTGGCCGAAGTGTTGTATCAGCGGGGCCAGAACGAACAGGCGCTGCACGTGCTCGATGAGCTGTTGACTGAGTCCGCTGAGCATGCAGAGGCGCACCTGTTGCGTGGATTCGTGCTCGGGGACATGGGTCGGCATGAGGCGGCCCTGATGGCCGCACGTACGGCCGCCCGGCTCGATCCACGACTCGAAACCGTGCAGGGTGATCTGCTGCTCGACGGCTCGTCGCAGGAGCCGGTGATGCAGGCGGTCATGCAGGTGGAGGGCGATGGCGCGCTGGCGCGGCATGGTCTGGGCCTCGCCTTTCGTCAGCGCGGCTATTTCCGAGAAGCCCGTCGCGAATTCGAGCGCGCACTCGAACAGGGCGAGGACGCGCAACTGGTGCAGCATGCGCTGGCCGAGCTGGACTTGCTTGACGGACTGTCGGCCGAAGCGCAGCAACGCTACGACCAGCTGCTCGAGCGTACAGAATCGGCGCGCTTGTGGAACGAGCGCGGCGTGGCGCTGCATCAGGGTGGCAACGTGGAAGCCGCCGCCGAGAGCTATCGCCGCGCGCTGCGTCTCGATCCGCGCCACGCTTTGGCCTACAACAACCTTGGCGTGGCGCTGGCCGACCGCGGTGATGCGCAGGCAGCTCGTGAAGCCCTGCTGCGTGCCACGGAGCTCGACCCCACGCTCGTCCTGGCCCGCGTCAATCTGGCGCGATGGGCGGTGCTGCATGGTGAGGCCTACGAAGCACTGACGCTGCTGCGTGAAGTGGTGGCGTTTCATCCGCGTGAGGCAGAGGCCTGGCATGTGCTGGGCGTCGTGCTGCGACAGGTGGGAAGGCCCGAAGACGCGCGTGATGCTCTGGTGCAGGCCATCGAACATCGCCCGACGCATGCGGAAGCGCGCTATGTGCTGGCCGAGGTGCTGGCCTCGCTTGGTGATGATGAAGGCGCCGCGCGGGAAACCGAGGGGGCGCTTGGCCTGGCGAGTGTGCGTCGTCCACTGCGTCTGGCCGTGACGGTGGCGCTGCAGCTGGAGTGCCCGGATGCGGTGGGGCCGCTTGACCTCCTCGCGCTTGGCAGCGGTGTCCCGCTGGAAGGCGTGACCTTTGATGCCTCGCAGGTGGAGGACTGGCTGCCCGAACAACCGCGGCACGCCGCTCCCAAGTCGCCGGTCGCGCGCGCCATTGATTGGTGCGAGCAGGCCGACGCGTTTGCGGAGCGTGGTTTGCATGGTGAGGCCGTGGAACGCTATCGCTCGGCGCATGAGCTGCTGTTGGGCGGTGAGGCCGATACCAATGCGGATGCCAATCCGGATGCCAATCCGGATGCCAATCCTGATGCCGCACAGCCCGGGGTCGCCGCCGACGACACGGTGGCGCAGGCGGTGCGCCACGCACGGCACCGCGCCTTGCGCGGCGAAGCGCGCACCCTGTGTCTGCTCGGACGCGCCGAGGAGGCGCTACCGCTGCTGCAGCGTCTCCTGCCCGCAGCGCCGCATGATGCCGAACTGCTCACACTGCAGGCGGCGGCGTTGCTGGGCCACTCGGACAGCGCTGCGCGTGCGGCTCTGCTGCGCGTGCTCGGCCAGGATTGCGACAGCGCCGCGCTGCTGCACTATGCGGGCGATCTGGCCTCGCGCTTGGGCGATGCCGCCATTGCCCTTGGCGCGTACCGCCGCGCGTTGGCGCTCGACCCCACGCGCCCCACACCGCGCGTGGCCATTGCGCGCGTACTGCGCGAACGCGGTGACCTGCTGGCCGCGCGTCTCGAGCTGGTGGCCGCACTGGCCACGGCGCCAACCTGGCGTGACGCCATCTGTGAGTTGGCGCTGGTGCATCGCGACGCCGGACGTCTGGAGGAGTCGCGTCGACTGCTCGTGGCGCAGTTGCAGCGCGTTCCGACCGACCTGGCCGCGCTGGAGCAGCTCACCGACGTGTTGGTGGCCGAGGAACGCATGAGCGACGCCCGCGTGGCGGTGGATCGATTGCTGCGTCACGAGCCCGATCGGGCAGGGGCCTGGTGGTTTGACGCGGTGCTGCTGGCCGATCAGGCCCGCTGGCGCGACGCCTTTACCCGCTGGCAGGCCCTTGCGGCGCGTGATGACGCCGCGCCGTGGAGCACGCGGGCGCAGGAAGCGCTGTCGCGGGCTGCGGCCCTGTCGTCCGCACAGCGCGCGAGCTGA
- a CDS encoding chemotaxis protein CheC translates to MAAIQSLKNIQLDALRETANIGAGHAATALSQMTGSTIMIKVPAISVASVEELPAQFAPDEEPVAAVLMHMLGDLTGRTLLVFPKPTVLRLAELMLRRPIGSSVAFSELETSAIKETGNILSGAYMNALSDFLGMLLLPSPPTLVVDMSVAVLTSAFGEFSADPDAILCVESEFVVRDNNQTLRGFFLLLPDPASLQVLLRALRLA, encoded by the coding sequence ATGGCCGCAATTCAGTCGCTCAAGAACATCCAACTCGATGCGTTGCGCGAGACCGCCAACATCGGGGCGGGCCATGCGGCCACCGCATTGTCGCAAATGACGGGCAGCACCATCATGATCAAGGTGCCGGCCATCAGTGTGGCCAGTGTGGAAGAACTGCCGGCGCAATTTGCGCCGGACGAGGAACCCGTGGCCGCGGTGCTCATGCACATGCTCGGCGATCTCACCGGTCGCACGCTGCTGGTGTTTCCCAAGCCCACCGTGCTGCGCCTCGCGGAACTCATGCTGCGCCGACCCATTGGCTCGTCCGTGGCCTTCAGCGAACTCGAGACCTCGGCCATCAAGGAAACCGGCAATATCCTGAGTGGTGCGTACATGAACGCGCTCAGTGATTTCCTTGGCATGCTGCTGCTGCCTTCGCCGCCCACGCTGGTCGTCGACATGTCGGTAGCGGTCCTCACCAGCGCGTTTGGCGAGTTCAGCGCGGACCCGGACGCCATTCTCTGCGTGGAGAGTGAGTTCGTGGTGCGGGACAACAACCAGACGCTGCGGGGCTTCTTCCTGCTGCTGCCCGACCCGGCCTCGCTGCAGGTCCTGCTGCGCGCACTGCGTCTGGCCTGA
- a CDS encoding chemotaxis protein CheA, producing MDAARYAALFAAESREHLAEIDEALLDLEQRLGARGAVDAATVDAPLAAVFRAMHSIKGMAGAMGHELVEQLAHALESRCEPLREGSEALSSTVLELLFDGTALLRQAIADATDSTAELPGRSSGEADTSQRAAQLMARLDASLGQPRRHPQADTNGDGEAADLFPMARAGSGALESNATETWGRADEETPQHTNLRHVDVRLTADCPLKGVRALLVLSRLQQVGLVRSTYPEQAQWTSEQFDGQFRVMLITGADDDNIAKAVHSAGDVAQVTVRQPAAARAATVPVADTSARAADLAAGGLSGDGARGDSTGLALDGPSAFVRVDARRLDSLLDLVGELVITRDRLLRAVEASEHPDRETQRAARDTARLVSVLQDEVLQARLLPMAQVFDRFPRVVRDMARDLGKDVRFVMEGRDLAVDRSLLDALVDPLLHLLRNAIDHGLEDNTTRVAAGKPASGELIVRAARDRATVVVQVQDDGRGIDREAVRRRAQALGLLDAAQAAPGAAPLDDDALLELIAHPGFSTASNVSRVSGRGVGVDVVNTRVRALGGQLELETIAGVGTLITMRLPASLAITRALLVQVAGETFALPAAQVEEALVWHDELAAPGAQAISLRDERIPLVALEEVFGLQRAEGERAGTPDSERHVVVAEWGGRRAALLVDALLAQQDIVVKPLERVRGAAPWFSGATVLGDGSPALIVDVTGVV from the coding sequence GTGGATGCTGCGCGGTATGCCGCGCTGTTCGCGGCGGAATCGCGGGAACATCTCGCGGAGATAGACGAGGCGCTGCTCGATCTCGAGCAGCGCCTTGGCGCGCGTGGTGCCGTCGATGCCGCGACTGTGGATGCCCCGCTGGCTGCGGTGTTCCGCGCCATGCATTCGATCAAGGGCATGGCGGGCGCCATGGGACACGAACTCGTCGAGCAGCTCGCGCACGCGCTCGAGAGTCGCTGTGAGCCACTGCGCGAGGGAAGCGAAGCCCTGTCGTCGACGGTGCTTGAACTGCTCTTTGACGGAACCGCGCTGCTGCGTCAGGCCATTGCCGACGCCACGGACAGTACTGCAGAACTGCCGGGCAGGTCGTCCGGCGAGGCCGACACGTCACAACGCGCCGCGCAGCTGATGGCGCGACTCGACGCCTCTCTGGGCCAGCCGCGTCGGCACCCGCAGGCTGACACGAATGGTGATGGAGAAGCCGCCGATCTCTTTCCGATGGCCCGTGCTGGCAGCGGTGCCCTGGAGAGCAACGCCACGGAGACATGGGGCCGAGCCGACGAAGAGACGCCGCAGCACACGAACCTGCGTCACGTCGATGTGCGCCTCACGGCGGATTGCCCGCTGAAGGGGGTGCGCGCTCTGCTCGTGCTTTCGCGTCTGCAGCAGGTGGGTCTGGTACGCAGCACGTATCCCGAGCAGGCGCAGTGGACGAGTGAGCAGTTCGACGGACAGTTTCGCGTCATGCTCATCACGGGCGCTGACGATGACAACATCGCGAAGGCGGTGCATTCGGCGGGTGATGTTGCCCAGGTGACGGTACGCCAGCCGGCGGCGGCGCGTGCAGCCACTGTTCCGGTTGCGGACACCAGCGCGCGCGCGGCCGACCTCGCAGCGGGCGGTCTGTCCGGCGACGGCGCACGGGGGGACAGCACGGGCCTCGCGCTCGATGGCCCGTCGGCGTTTGTGCGTGTGGATGCGCGTCGGCTCGATTCACTGCTCGATCTTGTGGGGGAGCTGGTCATCACGCGCGACCGGTTGCTGCGCGCCGTGGAAGCGAGTGAGCATCCCGACCGCGAAACCCAGCGTGCGGCACGTGATACCGCGCGGCTCGTGTCGGTGTTGCAGGACGAGGTGCTGCAGGCTCGTCTGCTGCCCATGGCGCAGGTGTTCGATCGCTTTCCGCGTGTGGTGCGCGACATGGCGCGCGATCTGGGCAAGGACGTGCGCTTTGTGATGGAGGGCCGGGACCTGGCGGTGGATCGCTCACTGCTCGATGCCCTCGTCGATCCCTTGCTGCATCTCCTGCGCAACGCCATCGATCATGGGCTCGAAGACAACACCACGCGGGTGGCCGCAGGCAAGCCGGCGTCCGGCGAGTTGATCGTGCGCGCCGCGCGTGACCGCGCGACGGTGGTGGTGCAGGTGCAGGACGATGGTCGAGGCATCGATCGGGAGGCCGTGCGGCGACGCGCGCAGGCGCTTGGGCTGCTCGACGCGGCGCAGGCGGCGCCCGGTGCCGCGCCACTCGATGATGACGCGCTGCTGGAACTCATCGCGCATCCGGGTTTCTCCACTGCGAGCAACGTATCGCGCGTTTCGGGACGTGGGGTGGGTGTCGACGTCGTCAACACGCGCGTGCGGGCGCTGGGCGGGCAGTTGGAGCTCGAAACGATTGCCGGCGTGGGCACGCTCATCACCATGCGCCTGCCGGCCTCGTTGGCCATCACCCGCGCCCTGCTGGTGCAGGTGGCCGGAGAGACCTTTGCGCTGCCCGCGGCCCAGGTGGAAGAAGCACTGGTCTGGCACGACGAACTGGCGGCGCCGGGAGCCCAGGCCATTTCGCTGCGGGACGAACGCATTCCGCTGGTGGCCCTGGAGGAGGTGTTCGGGCTGCAGCGGGCGGAGGGCGAGCGCGCAGGCACCCCGGATTCGGAGCGACATGTGGTGGTGGCCGAGTGGGGCGGACGTCGGGCGGCGTTGCTGGTGGATGCGCTGCTGGCCCAGCAGGACATCGTGGTCAAGCCGCTGGAGCGGGTGCGCGGGGCGGCCCCCTGGTTCAGCGGGGCCACGGTGCTTGGTGACGGGAGCCCTGCCTTGATCGTTGATGTGACGGGGGTGGTGTGA